The following proteins are co-located in the Vigna unguiculata cultivar IT97K-499-35 chromosome 9, ASM411807v1, whole genome shotgun sequence genome:
- the LOC114162608 gene encoding uncharacterized protein LOC114162608: MDLPTDMSVGTKKVVTFQLVKYLWQTILRHKSFSEVIEIISEPYQALFDAAEVGNFEFLSELISAHPSLIWEVDNKNHSIIHTVVSHRHASIFNLIHEIESQKDLIVTYIVNVSNPSPSEPVITNNTLLHLAAKLPPPRQLELVSGAAFQMCLEIIWFEEVKKIMPPSYVIMKNSNDVTAQELFRIEHEELRKKGEEWMKRTAEFCILISTVIATRVFSTAINIPGGIDDESKKPNYLNQTSFLVFAISDEAAFISSSTAILIFLSILMSRYAEDDFYKSLPLKLISGLITPSP, encoded by the exons AtggatttaccgacggatatgtCCGTCG GAACGAAAAAAGTTGTGACTTTCCAATTGGTTAAATATCTCTGGCAAACGATTCTTCGCCACAAAAGCTTCTCGGAAGTAATTGAAATCATAAGTGAACCTTACCAGGCATTATTTGATGCAGCAGAAGTTGGTAACTTTGAATTCTTATCAGAGCTTATTAGTGCTCACCCTAGTTTGATATGGGAAGTTGACAACAAAAATCACAGTATAATTCACACAGTAGTTTCACATCGCCATGCTAGCATCTTCAATCTAATACACGAGATAgaatcccaaaaggatctcatAGTAACATACATCGTCAATGTAAGCAATCCTTCACCTTCTGAACCagtaataacaaataacacTTTATTGCATTTGGCTGCAAAGTTACCTCCCCCACGTCAACTTGAACTAGTTTCTGGAGCAGCATTCCAGATGTGCCTCGAGATAATATGGTTTGAG GAGGTGAAGAAAATAATGCCCCCATCATATGTCATAATGAAAAATTCTAATGACGTAACTGCTCAGGAATTATTCAGAATAGAACATGAAGAATTGCGGAAAAAAGGAGAAGAGTGGATGAAACGCACTGCAGAGTTTTGCATACTCATCTCAACTGTTATTGCTACAAGAGTGTTCTCTACTGCAATTAACATACCGGGTGGTATTGATGATGAATCAAAAAAACCAAATTATTTGAACCAAACATCATTTCTGGTATTTGCAATATCAGATGAAGCTGCCTTCATCTCATCTTCAACTGCAATATTAATATTCTTGTCGATTCTCATGTCTCGTTATGCTGAGGATGACTTTTACAAGTCACTACCCTTGAAGTTGATATCTGGACTCATAACTCCATCTCCATAG
- the LOC114162611 gene encoding uncharacterized protein LOC114162611: MGEPPLNRAWMYDRCYSGRRGLKESFVLGVEEFVRVARQSRYFELEGGIRCPCIKCDCTRILTYEIVKVHLYKKGFIPNYWIWTLHGEDMPIVDLNEGDNFLPKQGVHTAEMEQLCDMEEMVNNALCQFQSNQQPNDTNLEECPNESTQRFYNLLAEANQPLFEGARYSKLSVCVRLLSYKSNWNIPNQCLEAFTKLLLDLTPPNMSLPKSFYDAKRLVSKLGLEAKKIDCCVSGCMLFYDNDSGKRDAALLECKFCHKPRYHPLHQGSRRKKPIAVKLMFYLPIIPRLQRMFAFMQTSPHMTWHHENQSQGMLRHPFDGEAWKHFDRKHPTFASDPRNVRLGLCSDGFNPYIQASSSPYSCWPVIVTPYNLPPEMCMSKPYMFLSCLIPGPSNPKASIDVYLEPLIDDLKKLWVGILTYDVSRKQNFMMRACLMWTINDFPAYGMLSGWGTHGRLACPHCMEHNKSFTLNYGRKSCWFDSHRRFLPNDHPFRRNIKPFRKGQVETDGPPPRLTPLQVWRRVKHFPKVTENGVTQIDGYGE; encoded by the coding sequence ATGGGTGAACCTCCTTTGAATCGTGCATGGATGTATGATCGTTGTTATAGTGGTAGAAGGGGATTGAAGGAGTCTTTTGTCTTAGGCGTTGAAGAGTTTGTTCGAGTAGCAAGACAGTCTAGATATTTTGAACTTGAAGGTGGGATTAGATGCCCTTGCATTAAGTGTGACTGTACAAGGATTTTGACATATGAGATTGTAAAAGTTCACCTTTATAAAAAAGGGTTCATACCAAATTATTGGATTTGGACATTACATGGTGAAGATATGCCAATTGTTGATTTAAATGAAGGTGATAATTTTCTCCCTAAACAGGGTGTACATACTGCTGAAATGGAGCAACTGTGCGACATGGAAGAGATGGTCAATAACGCTTTATGTCAATTTCAATCAAACCAACAACCCAACGACACTAACTTAGAAGAGTGTCCTAATGAATCCACACAAAGGTTTTATAATTTGTTGGCGGAGgcaaatcaacctttatttgaAGGGGCAAGATACTCTAAATTGTCAGTATGTGTTAGACTTCTATCTTATAAGTCTAATTGGAATATTCCCAACCAATGCTTAGAGGCTTTCACCAAACTTTTGTTAGATCTCACACCACCAAATATGAGCTTGCCAAAGAGTTTTTATGACGCTAAGAGGTTAGTATCAAAGTTGGGATTGGAGGCTAAGAAGATTGATTGTTGTGTGAGTGGTTGTATGCTCTTTTATGACAATGATAGTGGAAAAAGAGATGCAGCATTGCTTGAATGTAAATTTTGTCACAAACCAAGATATCATCCACTTCATCAGGGATCAAGGCGCAAAAAACCAATTGCAGTTAAGTTAATGTTCTATTTGCCTATAATCCCAAGATTACAAAGAATGTTTGCTTTTATGCAAACCTCGCCACATATGACTTGGCATCATGAAAACCAAAGCCAAGGCATGTTACGCCACCCATTTGATGGTGAAGCTTGGAAGCACTTTGATCGTAAACATCCTACCTTTGCGTCTGATCCACGCAATGTGCGACTTGGTCTATGTTCAGATGGATTTAACCCTTACATTCAGGCTTCATCTTCACCATATTCTTGTTGGCCCGTGATTGTTACTCCATACAATCTTCCTCCTGAAATGTGCATGTCAAAGCCTTATATGTTTTTGAGTTGTCTTATACCAGGGCCATCCAATCCAAAGGCCTCTATTGATGTTTACTTGGAGCCTTTAATTGATGATTTGAAGAAGTTGTGGGTTGGTATCTTGACCtatgatgtttcaaggaaacaaaattttatgatgAGGGCATGTTTGATGTGGACTATTAATGACTTCCCTGCTTATGGGATGTTATCTGGTTGGGGCACACATGGTAGATTAGCTTGTCCGCATTGCATGGAGCACAATAAGTCATTCACGTTAAATTATGGTCgcaaaagttgttggtttgacTCACATCGTAGGTTCTTACCTAATGACCATCCTTTTAGGAGAAATATTAAACCCTTTCGAAAAGGGCAAGTTGAAACAGATGGGCCACCTCCTAGGTTGACACCATTACAAGTTTGGAGAAGAGTGAAACATTTTCCAAAAGTCACTGAAAACGGTGTAACACAGATAGATGGATATGGAGAGTGA